A genome region from Archaeoglobus fulgidus DSM 4304 includes the following:
- the cyaB gene encoding class IV adenylate cyclase, translating to MEVEAKFPYREGVEEKVKEIAELIIEKFEHDIYFSHPCRDFASSDEALRIRQDVEGITLTYKGPKVDVETKSREEVKLKVENFEAAKQILEKLGFRAVAEVKKLRRIYGLCEAIICLDDVEGLGKFVEIEVEADNIDAKEKVFSIAEQLGYSRNESIRDSYLELILQKKSRKESL from the coding sequence ATGGAGGTCGAGGCCAAGTTTCCCTACCGCGAAGGGGTGGAGGAGAAGGTAAAGGAAATAGCGGAACTAATTATTGAGAAATTCGAGCACGACATTTACTTCTCCCATCCGTGCAGGGATTTTGCCAGTAGCGATGAGGCTCTGAGGATAAGGCAGGATGTGGAGGGGATAACTTTAACCTATAAAGGTCCGAAGGTTGATGTGGAGACGAAAAGCAGGGAAGAGGTTAAGCTTAAGGTTGAGAATTTTGAAGCAGCTAAGCAAATCCTCGAAAAGCTCGGCTTCAGGGCTGTTGCGGAAGTTAAGAAGCTCAGGAGAATTTATGGCTTGTGTGAAGCTATAATCTGCTTAGATGATGTTGAGGGCCTTGGAAAGTTTGTTGAAATCGAGGTGGAGGCTGATAACATTGATGCCAAAGAGAAGGTCTTTTCCATCGCCGAGCAGCTTGGCTACTCAAGGAATGAGAGCATCAGAGATTCGTACCTTGAGCTTATCTTACAGAAAAAATCACGAAAAGAGTCTCTTTAA
- a CDS encoding FKBP-type peptidyl-prolyl cis-trans isomerase has product MISDGDFIRLSYTAKLEDGTIVDTTDEEVAKEHGIYNENARYGDIYIVVGKGHVLPGLEEDIKGKDVGYKGTVEIPPEKAFGEYNPDLKDTFSVNRFKERPEIGQRVRIGDRIGTVERIVGRRVIVDFNHPLAGKKIIFDYEIKEKLEKPEDKIKALFVIHTGIDVKDVKIEDGKAIVEVSSDVYLNQVFLIGRYRAVKDIFENTEVKEIEIVERFEREQELLKLGEEIKAEEEAEKEGESGEEEEQTEEKEE; this is encoded by the coding sequence ATGATATCGGATGGTGACTTTATCAGGCTCAGCTACACAGCAAAGCTGGAGGATGGAACGATTGTAGATACCACTGACGAGGAGGTGGCAAAGGAGCACGGGATATACAACGAAAATGCGAGGTACGGGGATATATACATCGTGGTGGGCAAAGGTCACGTTCTGCCCGGACTTGAGGAGGACATAAAGGGCAAAGATGTGGGATACAAGGGCACAGTCGAGATTCCACCTGAGAAGGCCTTTGGCGAGTACAACCCCGATTTGAAGGACACCTTCAGCGTCAACAGGTTCAAGGAGAGACCCGAAATCGGGCAGAGAGTGAGAATTGGCGACAGAATCGGAACGGTTGAGAGGATAGTTGGAAGGAGAGTCATCGTTGACTTCAACCACCCCTTGGCTGGCAAAAAAATCATCTTCGACTACGAAATCAAGGAGAAGCTTGAGAAGCCAGAGGATAAAATCAAGGCTCTCTTTGTAATTCACACGGGCATTGACGTGAAGGACGTTAAGATTGAAGACGGCAAGGCAATCGTTGAGGTTTCGAGCGACGTCTACCTGAATCAGGTCTTTCTCATCGGCAGATACAGGGCTGTGAAGGATATCTTTGAAAATACAGAGGTAAAGGAAATTGAAATCGTGGAGAGGTTCGAGAGGGAGCAGGAGCTTCTGAAGCTTGGAGAGGAAATAAAGGCTGAAGAGGAAGCTGAGAAGGAAGGAGAGAGTGGCGAGGAGGAAGAGCAGACTGAAGAAAAAGAGGAGTGA
- a CDS encoding sodium-dependent transporter: MERENWATRAGFVLAAIGSAIGLGNIWRFGYLVYKNGGGAFLIPYFVALFVAGISLMILEFAIGHRFRGSAPASMRKLGGRGFEWIGWWAVTGGLIITMYYTVVIGWAIVYFTKSLTLAWGEDTGGYFFGTVLQLSDNPWDFGGFATEVLIATIIVWALNWLVDFRGIRKGIEKANLLLMPLLWLLAVILVIRAVTLPGAMEGIEWYLKPDFSKLGDYNIWLAAFGQIFFTLSLGMGIMIAYASYLPEKSDIANNAFIVSLANCAFSFLVGFAVFGTLGYMAYATQSDISDVVAQSVGLAFVVFPKALNMLPALKVFTAAVFFLALVVAGLSSSISLVEAVSSALMDKFGMERRKAVNIVVLVGFLGSIVYTTKAGLYWLDVVDHFINYYGLVLVGLLEVIAAAWLFDLTVLKNHINSVSEIKVGMWWDLAVKFATPLILAVLLILDIRGNLTENYGGYPTEVLLTGLSIIVLGMIVAAILSWRDKNVS, encoded by the coding sequence ATGGAGAGGGAAAACTGGGCTACAAGAGCCGGTTTCGTTCTCGCCGCCATTGGCTCGGCCATAGGACTCGGAAACATCTGGAGATTCGGCTATCTTGTTTACAAAAACGGTGGAGGGGCGTTTCTCATCCCCTACTTCGTTGCACTCTTTGTGGCGGGAATAAGCCTGATGATTCTGGAGTTTGCCATCGGCCACAGGTTCAGGGGGAGCGCTCCTGCATCAATGAGGAAGCTTGGAGGCAGAGGCTTCGAGTGGATTGGCTGGTGGGCGGTCACAGGAGGCTTGATAATCACAATGTACTACACGGTAGTCATTGGATGGGCCATAGTTTACTTCACAAAGTCATTGACGCTGGCGTGGGGAGAGGATACGGGAGGATACTTCTTCGGCACGGTTCTGCAGCTCTCCGACAATCCATGGGATTTCGGCGGGTTTGCAACCGAAGTTCTGATTGCTACAATCATTGTGTGGGCGCTGAACTGGCTTGTCGACTTCAGGGGCATCAGGAAGGGAATTGAGAAGGCCAACCTTTTGCTGATGCCGCTTCTCTGGCTTCTCGCCGTAATCCTTGTCATCAGAGCGGTAACTCTGCCGGGAGCGATGGAGGGGATAGAGTGGTATCTGAAGCCCGACTTCAGCAAGCTCGGCGATTACAACATCTGGCTTGCCGCCTTCGGGCAGATATTCTTCACGCTCAGCCTCGGAATGGGCATAATGATAGCCTACGCCAGCTATCTGCCTGAAAAGAGCGATATAGCAAACAACGCCTTCATAGTCAGCCTTGCCAACTGCGCCTTCAGCTTCCTTGTCGGCTTTGCTGTCTTCGGCACTCTCGGATACATGGCCTACGCCACTCAATCGGATATAAGCGACGTGGTAGCGCAGTCGGTCGGTCTGGCTTTCGTGGTGTTTCCGAAGGCTCTGAACATGCTGCCAGCACTGAAGGTGTTCACAGCAGCGGTATTCTTCCTCGCACTGGTCGTTGCAGGGCTTTCGTCCTCCATATCACTCGTTGAGGCCGTCAGCTCGGCACTGATGGACAAGTTCGGCATGGAGAGGAGAAAGGCCGTGAACATCGTCGTTTTAGTTGGATTTCTCGGAAGCATCGTCTACACAACGAAGGCGGGCCTTTACTGGCTCGACGTCGTTGACCACTTCATCAACTACTACGGCCTTGTTCTGGTGGGGCTGCTGGAGGTCATAGCCGCAGCGTGGCTCTTTGATTTGACAGTGCTGAAGAACCACATCAACTCTGTTTCGGAGATAAAGGTCGGTATGTGGTGGGATTTGGCAGTAAAGTTTGCAACACCGCTCATACTGGCAGTGCTGCTGATTCTCGACATCAGAGGAAACCTCACGGAGAACTACGGCGGCTATCCGACGGAAGTGCTGCTGACGGGCCTTTCTATTATAGTTCTGGGCATGATTGTGGCAGCAATACTCTCATGGAGGGATAAAAATGTCAGCTGA
- a CDS encoding MetS family NSS transporter small subunit, translating into MSADAIAMAVFGFAVLYGGLAYFLYRAMKK; encoded by the coding sequence ATGTCAGCTGATGCAATCGCCATGGCGGTATTCGGCTTTGCCGTGCTCTACGGTGGATTGGCGTACTTCCTCTATAGAGCAATGAAGAAGTAA
- a CDS encoding type II toxin-antitoxin system VapC family toxin: protein MKNGCNPCVIIDLFKGDKGLLEKLNGDTVYGISVITLFELQCGSLKEREEIFLEKIPKLNFEESSAKLAGKIFRELKKGAEFQR, encoded by the coding sequence TTGAAGAATGGATGCAATCCTTGTGTAATCATTGATTTGTTTAAAGGAGATAAAGGATTGCTTGAAAAGTTGAACGGAGATACAGTTTATGGCATTTCTGTCATAACTCTTTTCGAACTCCAGTGTGGAAGTTTAAAAGAGAGGGAAGAAATTTTTCTTGAAAAAATACCTAAGCTGAATTTTGAAGAAAGTTCTGCAAAGCTTGCAGGAAAAATTTTCAGAGAACTTAAAAAAGGGGCAGAGTTCCAAAGGTAA
- a CDS encoding antitoxin VapB family protein: protein MTKTISISDDVYEMLVKIKGKRSFSEVIRELVKKEGNFDLLMVAFGTRSEEEVEKLKREMKEVEEWMQSLCNH, encoded by the coding sequence ATGACAAAAACGATTAGCATTTCCGATGATGTGTATGAGATGCTGGTTAAAATTAAAGGAAAAAGGAGCTTCTCTGAAGTCATCAGGGAGTTGGTAAAAAAGGAAGGAAATTTTGACCTTTTAATGGTTGCATTCGGGACGAGGAGCGAGGAGGAGGTTGAAAAGTTAAAAAGGGAGATGAAGGAGGTTGAAGAATGGATGCAATCCTTGTGTAATCATTGA
- a CDS encoding (Fe-S)-binding protein → MVSLTACMQCAVCSSSCSMRYAMNIRKLIARYISSGDDFWSEELWNCTTCHVCQDRCPRGIPITDLIVEARSRVIESGKVPTDVREMLESIQKFANPFGVGKAKKRGWHQGKFRFADEGEFEYLLFAGCGVVDDRIADVARKAGELLEAAGVNFAILREEGCCGNDVKAVGEEGLFELLREENMATFEEYGVKKVIVISPHCYNTFKNDYGLEVYHISEILLKAIEEARIRFRKVIEARVAFHDSCYLGRYNGLYEEPREVLRAIPGIELVEMLRNRENSLCCGAGGGNIVRDVEFRPSLKRIDEAGIVAAEFLAVACPFCLMMLEDAVKVKKADVKVLDVVELLYESVFGVEE, encoded by the coding sequence ATGGTTTCTCTCACAGCCTGCATGCAGTGCGCGGTGTGCAGCTCATCCTGCAGCATGCGGTATGCGATGAACATCAGGAAGCTCATTGCCCGCTACATTTCCAGTGGAGATGACTTCTGGAGCGAGGAGCTGTGGAACTGCACCACCTGTCACGTTTGCCAGGACAGATGTCCAAGGGGCATTCCCATTACTGACTTAATCGTTGAGGCGAGGAGCAGGGTAATTGAGAGCGGTAAAGTTCCGACAGACGTCAGAGAGATGCTGGAGAGCATTCAGAAGTTCGCCAATCCCTTTGGGGTGGGAAAGGCCAAGAAAAGGGGTTGGCATCAGGGGAAGTTCAGGTTTGCAGATGAAGGAGAGTTCGAGTATCTCCTCTTTGCGGGCTGTGGGGTTGTGGATGACAGGATTGCTGATGTTGCAAGGAAGGCTGGGGAGCTTCTGGAGGCTGCTGGCGTTAACTTTGCCATTCTTAGGGAGGAGGGATGCTGCGGGAATGACGTTAAGGCTGTTGGGGAGGAGGGGCTTTTTGAGCTGCTCAGGGAGGAGAACATGGCCACTTTTGAGGAGTATGGGGTTAAGAAGGTGATTGTCATTTCGCCACACTGCTACAACACCTTCAAAAATGACTACGGGCTTGAGGTTTATCACATCTCCGAAATTCTGCTTAAGGCAATAGAGGAGGCGAGGATAAGGTTCAGAAAGGTCATCGAGGCGAGGGTAGCTTTCCACGACTCTTGCTACCTCGGCAGATACAACGGGCTGTACGAGGAGCCGAGAGAAGTTTTGAGGGCGATTCCCGGCATTGAGCTGGTTGAGATGCTGAGGAACAGGGAGAACTCCCTCTGCTGCGGTGCTGGAGGCGGGAACATTGTGAGGGACGTGGAATTCAGGCCCTCTCTCAAGAGAATTGACGAGGCGGGGATTGTTGCTGCCGAATTTTTGGCGGTGGCGTGCCCCTTCTGCCTGATGATGCTTGAGGATGCTGTGAAGGTTAAGAAGGCTGACGTTAAGGTTCTTGACGTGGTGGAGCTGCTTTACGAGTCGGTTTTTGGTGTGGAGGAGTGA
- the ahcY gene encoding adenosylhomocysteinase: MEGFRKIEWAERYMKVLGKIREQFRKERPLEGFTVGMALHVEAKTAVLVRTLVDAGAEVAITGCNPMSTQDDVADALRESGIACYAKRGMDVEEYYEALRNVIRAEPDIVIDDGADLIFLLHGEMESYAEKVKGASEETTTGVIRLRAMEREGVLKFPVIAVNDAYTKYLFDNRYGTGQSAIDGVIRATNLLMAGKIVVVAGYGWCGRGIAMRARGMGASVVVTEVDEIRALEAVMDGFRVMRMEDAAKIGDIFITATGNRDIIREEHIRLMKDGAILANAGHFNVEIDIPALERMAKAKREARKYVTEYDLGDKRVYLLAEGRLVNLVAADGHPVEVMDMSFANQALAAKYIAENWQKLERKVYRLPEELDRMVARMKLESMGVEIDQLTEEQVRYLSDWRCGT; encoded by the coding sequence ATGGAGGGCTTCAGGAAGATTGAGTGGGCAGAGCGCTACATGAAGGTTCTTGGAAAGATAAGGGAGCAGTTCAGGAAGGAGAGACCGCTGGAGGGCTTTACCGTCGGCATGGCTTTGCATGTTGAGGCGAAAACCGCAGTTCTGGTTAGAACTCTCGTTGATGCTGGGGCTGAGGTGGCGATTACGGGCTGCAATCCCATGAGCACTCAGGATGATGTGGCAGATGCTTTGAGGGAGAGCGGGATTGCATGCTACGCAAAGAGGGGGATGGATGTTGAGGAGTATTACGAGGCCTTGAGGAATGTTATAAGGGCTGAACCGGATATAGTCATCGACGATGGCGCAGACCTCATTTTCCTCCTTCACGGCGAGATGGAGAGCTATGCTGAAAAGGTGAAGGGGGCGAGCGAGGAGACGACGACGGGAGTTATAAGGCTCAGGGCGATGGAAAGGGAGGGGGTGCTGAAATTCCCCGTTATTGCTGTGAATGACGCCTACACAAAGTACCTCTTCGATAACCGCTATGGCACTGGCCAGTCCGCCATTGATGGAGTTATCAGAGCCACAAACCTGCTGATGGCTGGAAAAATTGTTGTTGTAGCTGGCTACGGGTGGTGTGGTAGAGGAATAGCGATGAGAGCGAGGGGAATGGGGGCAAGCGTTGTTGTTACGGAGGTTGATGAAATCAGGGCTCTTGAGGCGGTGATGGATGGATTCAGAGTTATGAGGATGGAGGATGCAGCAAAAATCGGGGATATCTTCATCACAGCTACGGGCAACAGGGACATCATCAGGGAGGAGCACATAAGGCTGATGAAGGATGGGGCGATTCTGGCGAATGCCGGCCATTTCAACGTTGAGATTGACATCCCGGCCCTTGAGAGGATGGCAAAGGCGAAGAGAGAGGCGAGAAAGTACGTAACAGAGTATGATCTGGGCGATAAAAGGGTTTACCTGCTCGCAGAGGGAAGGCTGGTGAACCTCGTTGCTGCCGATGGTCATCCAGTAGAGGTTATGGACATGAGCTTTGCCAATCAGGCTTTAGCTGCTAAATACATTGCCGAGAACTGGCAGAAGCTGGAGAGGAAGGTTTACAGGCTGCCCGAAGAGCTTGACAGAATGGTTGCGAGAATGAAGCTTGAGTCGATGGGCGTTGAGATTGACCAGCTTACTGAGGAGCAGGTAAGGTATCTGAGCGACTGGAGGTGCGGGACATGA
- a CDS encoding adenylate kinase family protein, translating to MLIALTGTPGTGKSSVAERLRERGYKVATVVELAEKHGCIIDEEDGEIVIDVESLAARIDFEGIVEGHLSHLLKPDVAIVLRCNPAVLRERLKGRNWSEEKLLENLEAEMLDVILVEALEHASEVYEIDTTEMSLEEVIEAVEAIIRGDREARKRYKPGGIDWLSELEDRIEEFMRKV from the coding sequence ATGCTGATTGCCCTTACTGGCACTCCCGGCACGGGAAAAAGCAGCGTTGCTGAGCGGTTGAGGGAGAGGGGGTATAAAGTTGCGACTGTTGTGGAGCTGGCGGAGAAGCATGGTTGCATAATCGATGAGGAGGATGGGGAGATTGTTATTGATGTTGAAAGCCTTGCAGCAAGAATTGATTTTGAGGGAATTGTGGAGGGTCACCTCTCCCATCTTCTGAAGCCTGATGTGGCCATTGTGCTGAGGTGCAATCCTGCTGTGCTTAGGGAGAGGTTAAAGGGTAGGAACTGGAGCGAGGAGAAGCTGCTGGAAAATCTTGAGGCAGAGATGCTTGACGTAATCCTTGTTGAGGCTCTTGAGCATGCCAGTGAGGTTTACGAGATTGATACAACCGAAATGAGCCTTGAGGAGGTTATTGAGGCTGTTGAGGCCATAATAAGGGGAGACAGGGAGGCGAGGAAAAGGTATAAGCCGGGAGGTATAGACTGGCTTTCTGAGCTTGAGGACAGAATTGAGGAGTTTATGAGGAAGGTGTGA
- the hisC gene encoding histidinol-phosphate transaminase produces MRLCGERLLRKCAELSKYIPGKSIEEVKRKYGLERVVKLASNENPYGPSPKAIEAFRSYSDLHIYPNPEYRELREKISDYTGWDADRVVVGAGIDGILETLFRILIDEGDEVVIPIPTFPYYHILTKLSCGKEVLVRRGENYRIDESIFDAITQKTKIILICNPNNPTGNAEDAKLIEELVNSTNALIFLDEAYVEFSDVSFSVDAENVVIARTFSKAFGLANLRIGYALLPEWLVSPFRAAMTPFPLSTPAAKAAEAALDDVEWMRSCVGRIKAERERLYKELKKLVEVNLSQANFLFFESPVENLAEELLKRGVIVRDCSSFVGCGNHIRVTVGRPEENDMFLEALKEVLGC; encoded by the coding sequence TTGAGGTTGTGCGGTGAGAGGTTGCTGAGGAAGTGTGCAGAACTCTCAAAATACATTCCGGGAAAGAGCATTGAGGAGGTTAAGAGGAAGTACGGCCTTGAAAGAGTGGTTAAGCTTGCCTCGAACGAGAATCCCTATGGGCCGAGCCCAAAAGCCATAGAAGCGTTCAGGAGCTACTCCGACCTGCACATCTATCCGAATCCAGAGTACAGGGAGCTGAGGGAGAAGATATCCGATTACACTGGATGGGATGCTGATAGAGTTGTGGTGGGGGCAGGAATTGACGGAATCCTTGAAACGCTCTTCAGAATTCTCATAGACGAGGGGGATGAGGTCGTCATACCGATTCCGACCTTCCCTTACTACCACATTCTAACAAAGCTTAGCTGCGGGAAGGAAGTTCTGGTGAGGAGAGGCGAGAACTACCGCATTGATGAGTCCATTTTTGATGCCATAACTCAGAAAACCAAAATTATCCTCATCTGCAATCCCAACAATCCAACGGGGAATGCGGAGGATGCTAAGCTAATAGAGGAGCTTGTTAACTCAACCAATGCCCTTATCTTCCTCGATGAGGCCTACGTTGAGTTTTCCGATGTATCCTTTAGCGTCGATGCGGAGAATGTTGTAATTGCCCGAACTTTCTCAAAGGCCTTCGGGCTGGCGAACCTGAGAATTGGATATGCCTTGCTACCTGAATGGCTCGTTAGCCCCTTCAGGGCGGCAATGACTCCCTTCCCCCTCTCAACTCCCGCTGCAAAGGCTGCTGAGGCGGCTCTCGATGATGTGGAGTGGATGCGAAGCTGTGTGGGGAGAATAAAGGCGGAGAGGGAGAGGCTGTACAAAGAGTTGAAGAAGCTCGTAGAGGTAAATCTCTCACAGGCGAACTTCCTCTTCTTTGAGAGCCCCGTTGAGAATCTGGCAGAGGAGCTGCTGAAGAGAGGGGTTATAGTGAGGGACTGCAGCAGCTTTGTTGGTTGCGGTAACCACATCAGAGTGACTGTTGGAAGGCCAGAGGAAAACGACATGTTCCTTGAGGCTTTGAAAGAGGTGCTTGGATGCTGA
- the mfnA gene encoding tyrosine decarboxylase MfnA, which produces MDIIEELRAYREKDIPYSRVLSSMCTVPHPVAVEAHRMFIETNLGDPGIFRGTVELEAKLMRLIGDILHCETPAGYICSGGTEANIQGIRAARNVQKKENPNIVIPKTAHFSFEKIGDILGVKIKRAGVDEEYKVDVGQVEDLMDENTVAIVGIAGTTELGQIDPIVELSKLAEERQVELHVDAAFGGLVIPFMDNPYPFDFQNRGVSSITIDPHKMGMATIPAGGIIFRNESYLRALEVETPYLTSKTQFTLTGTRPGTGVASAYAVLKSLGFEGMREVVKNCLKNTRILVEEMRDLGFEPVIEPVMNVVSFRTDEAERIKEELYRMRWVISTIREPKAIRFVVMPHVTEEVIKNFISDFRKVLRR; this is translated from the coding sequence ATGGACATCATCGAGGAGCTGAGAGCTTACAGGGAGAAGGACATTCCCTACTCAAGGGTGCTCAGCTCAATGTGCACCGTCCCCCATCCAGTTGCGGTTGAGGCCCACAGAATGTTCATCGAGACGAACCTTGGCGACCCCGGAATCTTCAGGGGGACGGTGGAGCTTGAGGCAAAGCTGATGAGGCTAATTGGCGACATTCTGCACTGCGAAACTCCCGCGGGCTACATCTGCTCTGGAGGCACGGAGGCGAACATTCAGGGAATAAGGGCGGCAAGAAATGTTCAGAAGAAGGAAAATCCCAACATTGTAATTCCCAAAACTGCTCACTTCTCCTTTGAGAAAATTGGCGACATTCTGGGAGTTAAAATTAAAAGAGCGGGAGTGGATGAGGAGTATAAGGTTGACGTGGGGCAGGTTGAGGATTTGATGGACGAAAACACTGTTGCAATTGTTGGCATTGCAGGAACGACCGAGCTTGGACAGATTGACCCCATTGTGGAGCTCTCGAAGCTTGCAGAAGAGAGGCAGGTTGAGCTTCACGTCGATGCGGCCTTTGGAGGGCTCGTTATCCCTTTCATGGACAATCCTTATCCCTTCGATTTCCAGAATAGGGGCGTTTCGTCGATAACCATAGACCCCCACAAGATGGGGATGGCAACCATCCCTGCTGGGGGAATCATTTTCAGGAATGAGAGCTACCTGAGGGCTCTGGAGGTGGAAACTCCCTACCTGACGTCAAAAACTCAATTCACTTTAACAGGGACAAGGCCGGGGACTGGTGTGGCCTCAGCCTATGCTGTTTTGAAGTCTCTGGGCTTTGAGGGAATGAGGGAGGTTGTTAAAAACTGCCTGAAGAACACTCGAATCCTCGTCGAGGAGATGAGGGATCTGGGCTTTGAGCCCGTTATCGAGCCTGTCATGAACGTTGTTTCCTTCAGAACGGATGAGGCTGAAAGGATTAAGGAGGAGCTTTACAGGATGAGGTGGGTCATCTCGACAATCAGGGAGCCAAAGGCCATAAGATTTGTTGTTATGCCCCACGTGACGGAAGAGGTTATTAAGAACTTCATAAGCGATTTCAGGAAGGTTTTAAGGAGGTGA
- a CDS encoding molybdenum cofactor guanylyltransferase: MKVAVLVGGVGRRIGMEKTEVMLCGKKLIEWVLEKYSPFQTVFVCRDEKQAEKLSSRYEAEFIWDLHKGVGSIAGIHAALRHFGSCVVAAIDMPFVKPEVLEHLYKEGEKAGCDALIPKHDYPEPLLAYYAESAADELERAILQGIRKILVPLERLNVVYYPVEKLRKFDKELISFFNINTPDDLKRAEEICSKMSTEGL, encoded by the coding sequence GTGAAGGTTGCTGTCCTCGTTGGTGGAGTTGGAAGGAGAATCGGGATGGAGAAAACTGAGGTAATGCTGTGCGGCAAAAAGCTCATTGAGTGGGTTCTGGAAAAGTACTCCCCCTTTCAGACAGTCTTTGTCTGCAGGGATGAGAAGCAGGCGGAGAAGCTTTCATCGCGGTATGAGGCTGAGTTCATCTGGGATTTGCACAAAGGCGTGGGCTCCATCGCTGGAATCCATGCCGCTTTAAGGCACTTCGGAAGCTGCGTTGTTGCTGCAATAGACATGCCCTTTGTCAAGCCTGAGGTGCTGGAGCATCTTTACAAGGAGGGTGAAAAGGCGGGCTGTGACGCTCTCATTCCAAAACACGACTATCCCGAGCCTCTGCTTGCATACTACGCTGAAAGCGCTGCAGATGAGCTGGAGAGGGCAATTCTTCAGGGAATCAGAAAAATCCTCGTTCCGCTTGAGAGGCTCAATGTTGTTTACTATCCTGTGGAAAAGCTGAGAAAGTTTGATAAGGAGCTAATCTCATTTTTCAACATCAACACTCCTGATGATTTAAAGAGGGCTGAAGAGATATGCTCAAAGATGAGTACGGAAGGGTTGTAA
- the moaA gene encoding GTP 3',8-cyclase MoaA gives MLKDEYGRVVTNLRIAVTKKCNLRCFYCHKEGESNPGEEISAERIVEIARAFKELGVRKLKITGGEPLLRKDLPDIILNLPEFEEISMTTNGILLEKYAEELRECGLSRVNVSLDTLDAEKYRWITGGGEVQKVVNGIEKACEVGLTPVKINMLVLGGVNDNEVDELLEFTNSFNRGNTKAILQVIELVPFPGFEKYFFDISTIEEKYARMATQRRVRAMHRRTQYFTPKGVIEFVKPMDNTAFCMHCNRMRVTSDGKLKPCLLRNETITIDGKHGEELARAIIETVRKREPYFKG, from the coding sequence ATGCTCAAAGATGAGTACGGAAGGGTTGTAACGAACCTGAGGATTGCCGTAACGAAAAAATGTAACCTGAGATGCTTTTACTGCCACAAAGAGGGGGAGAGTAATCCCGGAGAGGAAATCAGCGCCGAGCGCATTGTTGAGATTGCCAGAGCCTTTAAAGAGCTTGGAGTGAGAAAGCTGAAGATTACGGGCGGTGAGCCTCTGCTCAGAAAGGATTTGCCCGACATAATCCTGAACCTCCCCGAATTCGAAGAGATTTCGATGACGACAAACGGAATTCTCCTCGAAAAGTACGCTGAGGAGCTCAGGGAGTGTGGGCTCAGTAGAGTTAACGTGAGCCTCGACACGCTCGATGCTGAGAAGTACAGGTGGATAACGGGAGGTGGGGAGGTTCAGAAGGTGGTTAACGGAATTGAGAAGGCATGCGAGGTTGGACTTACACCTGTAAAGATTAACATGCTCGTGTTGGGAGGAGTGAACGATAACGAGGTTGATGAGCTGCTGGAGTTTACGAACTCCTTCAACAGAGGTAATACCAAAGCCATTCTGCAGGTCATTGAACTTGTTCCCTTTCCGGGCTTTGAGAAGTACTTCTTCGACATCTCAACCATCGAGGAAAAGTACGCCAGAATGGCCACACAAAGGAGGGTAAGGGCAATGCACCGCAGAACGCAGTACTTCACGCCCAAAGGGGTAATTGAGTTCGTGAAGCCGATGGACAACACCGCCTTCTGCATGCACTGCAACAGGATGAGGGTTACCTCTGACGGCAAGCTTAAGCCCTGCCTTCTGAGGAATGAAACCATCACCATTGACGGGAAGCACGGGGAGGAGCTTGCGAGGGCGATAATAGAGACTGTAAGGAAAAGAGAGCCTTACTTTAAAGGTTGA